In Microplitis mediator isolate UGA2020A chromosome 2, iyMicMedi2.1, whole genome shotgun sequence, a single window of DNA contains:
- the LOC130663429 gene encoding uncharacterized protein LOC130663429: MSDLLNTFTTTNSNDFRWPYQRPLLAIPSQPPKFINKNSNLYQPRIDPDECKCNYHNIETDLTRYKKLLGIEHHLCNNVVKVNREITKLVSSMLENYENEDQVMKSVYQIAHEKGAPTDYRSLMAAADSPVGFPIEPEVFELKDAYRDPTRFRFSNNEIPDIQPAKPIDFKRVPETFDMWNKPFIGRSEYMDTISKLGSSNLKHYKQYLEPCPSSRRRWGDQNL, from the exons ATGTCTGATCTTTTGAATACATTCACGACGACAAATAGCAATGACTTTAGATGGCCTTACCAGAGACCGCTTTTGGCGATACCGAGTCAACCacctaaatttataaataaaaattcaaatttatatcaacCTCGAATAGATCCAGACGAATGTAAAtgtaattatcataatattgAGACTGATTTAACcag atataaaaaattattgggtaTTGAACATCATCTTTGCAATAATGTCGTTAAAGTAAATCGTGAAATAACGAAATTAGTCTCCAGTATGTtagaaaattatgaaaacgAAGATCAAGTTATGAAAAGTGTTTATCAAATTGCTCATGAAAAAG GCGCGCCGACAGATTATAGATCACTGATGGCAGCAGCTGATTCGCCAGTCGGATTCCCAATAGAGCCAGAGGTTTTTGAGCTGAAAGATGCGTACAGAGATCCTACGAGATTCAGATTCAGTAATAATGAAATACCTGACATTCAGCCCGCGAAACCAATCGATTTCAAACGAG TGCCTGAAACTTTCGACATGTGGAACAAACCGTTCATTGGACGGTCCGAATACATGGACACCATCAGCAAACTTGGGTCGAGTAATTTGAAACACTACAAGCAGTACCTCGAGCCCTGTCCGTCTTCAAGACGTCGGTGGGGTGATCAgaatctttga